A stretch of DNA from Juglans microcarpa x Juglans regia isolate MS1-56 chromosome 5D, Jm3101_v1.0, whole genome shotgun sequence:
acccaacCAAAAAAAGGTACAGTCAGCACCCCCACCAGAATGCTAAATAGAATAAATGGACAACAACAAAAAGTAATAGGAAGGATATAATTACATCAGCAACAAGGGAGCACAAAATATCTTCTTGACCAAATTGCTTGCTAGCAACAGCAGCTTTCATTCGACGAATGACTTGATCCTTATTTCGCACATCTATATTCTCAGAACCTTTCTCAACCAGTTGTTCTAAGATTTCAACTGTCTGACAATGTCAAACCATAAAAACAGAATCAGGAGACAATATTCAGCTATGCCTCTACTAAAAACACCAGTCCACCCAGGTTGGACAGCATCAGCAAACCTTATTAATTGCTTTAGTGTATCCACTGATGATCTCACTTGGGTGTAGGCCCATCCTGATAAGTTCCTCTGCATTCTGGAGGAGTTCCCCAGCAAAAGAAATCGTCAAATTAGCTCCATCTCCAATTTCCTCTTGCTGGGCTTTGCTGGCTAAGACAAGAATCTTGGCAGCAGGATGCTGAACCTCGAGTTCATTCACAATAGTGGCTGCATCATTCGTGACAAAGAGCTTATCTAGGTGATTGATAACCATCTTGTTCATACCTGAGTAGAAGAAGattaagaattaaaaagaagaagaagaagaagaagaaaaagaaaaagaagagaaaactagTGCGACATTAGTCCAGTTCTACAGAGATGAAACAAATATGATGGCATCCAATTCTCTGATCCCACAACAGACATACAGCAGCGATCTCCGTATTTCCCAGGGCAATTGTCCACATTCCAAATCCATGAATGTCACACTTACCAAGAAAATAATCTACGACTTTCATGACTTCAAATTACTACAATTGTCTGTAGCTGCAATGCTGCTGTCGATTGAGGCAAAGCACTAGCTATCCACAGCACTCGGTTAAACCCTGTCCAAAGTCCCAacaccttctttttttttttttttccgcaaGGAATTcagattttattgatgaaaacaTAGGGATAACCCATGTACACGGGACACCGTTTCATGCTTAATGATTCCGGATTGATATTTTCCTTCAAATGGTGAATATTTTTGCAATACATCAACTAAAaactggtaaaaaaaaaaacgtcagCGTTACACTAACTCATGCCAATTAGTCCGTATATTTGAAGtcttgtggaaaataaatatttgaagtcTTCCGATCAATCTAGATAAAAGGGGTTTCACGCAGACATAATGAAATCAGAACATAAACTACAATCAAAAGACAAGTGTTTGGCTCGAGATAATATATACTAAACCATTGGGACCGAGAGAGGTGCGAGTGATAGCGGACAGCTGCTTGCAGGCATCAATGTTCTTGAGGACGGCTTCGTCGAGACCAGAGAGGTGTTTGTGGCCCTCTTTAAGCATTGTTTGTATCCCATATGGCTGCATTTGGAAACCCATTATCTCGCAGATCGAAACCCAGAAACCCTAACCAACGCAGAAATGCGTCTTTTCTCTCTCGCACGCCTTTTATAACTACGAcggaaattttttataaaaataaaaaagcacaaTTCAAATCCAGAAAGCCCTGCAACCCTATAGCTATAGCGGAGCACGGGTACGGCCGATACTCCCTCGTTTTCATTTAATACCCACGTCGGtttttctcaattcattttattttattattataatttttttaaatttttacataaaatataataaataattcaatttttttaaattttaaaataatttttttaaattttcatataaaatataataaataatttaacttttattctgcTATTTATAAACCATCTTGATACATCTTAATTCGTCTTTTAATCCAAACCATTCCGGATCTATACCACGCAGTGACGCCGAgcattttattttggaaaagaaagtgagaaagatgaaataatttatatatatatatgtaaattgtgaaaatagagatcattcttataaaattaagtattttttaatagtttagattgtaaaatgaaaaataaatatctgTTTTAAGTGGACAACGTGCTCCTTTAAAAGTTCATCTAATTGATCTTATTTAAGGgattaaatatacaaatattcaattaaaagggagtaatttattaaatatacaaatatattacttgtgagatattttaaaatgagttgtaatttattaaatattctaatCAAATATCTTACTTGTAATCAACAGCGCTATGTTacacaaggaaaaaaataaataaaaaataaagtctcACATCACTAAAATCTTTGCAATCCtaacccaaaaattaaaaacaaatcatGTCAAAAATCTGGCTCCGTTTGTTCGTCCTCCGCTATGATTACCGTTTTCCTTTTCCCtgcccctctccctctccagtTTCAAACGTTCTAACGCTAAACTGAGAAGGGAAAAATCTCTGATTTACATGGTGGGCATCGCTAAAAAAATGAAGCAGCAAAAGATCCAAAAGTAACGAGTGAAGTTTAGTGAACCAAAAGCAACAGGTGGAACCGAGAAGTTGAGAACCAGTTCAAAGAAAGAAAGCTGCGATGGCTCTAATCCCTTcaaccaatttttattttatttttcacatttccaACATAGCAACCCTGACCCGAGTAATAAATAAGCCAGCGTTTGGTGCACGATTACTGATATGGGGGTAAAGGTTTATCAAGAACTAGCAACTCCATTTGAAACGCCTCTTCTTTCTGACGCTACAAATGGTTTGGCACCTCCCGGGCCATCTGCAAGAGCAGCACCCGATCCCTTTCCTTCTCCTTCTGAAAGGGCTTCATCTCCATCTGCCTTCTCTAGTGATGCGGCTTCTGCAACCACCGCTTCCTTTATCAAACTTCTATCAGAAGAAGCTTTTGGCAATTTCTCTTTCACTATATCTGTTGCAGCATCACTCGGCTTCCCAACCTGTTACGACAAAAATGCTTTAGATGCCTGCCCAAATCATTGCAAGCTGCTTACTAAAGATAAGTATGTGCTTGTGCCACATACACTGAAAGATGCATAGATGAAAGTTATCTCTGAAAGTATTCGGTATCATATTTTACTTCATCGTACTCTCATTAGAACGcaattgtattaaaatttaagtaAGGAAGTGCCCAGCAGTGAAGTTTTCATATATGAGAAAATTTAATGAAAGCATGCTCgcataaaataacaaaagtgGGGTGGACAAAAACAGGAAAGAAGATATCTCCTGCCTGCATTTGAGGCTCCTGttgcttagattttttttccaacattGTCCTCTGGCGACCCtcataaaatccaaaatcatCCAGAATGCATGTCTTGCTAGAATGACCCTTGAAGATTTTAAGAATTTGAATACCCTGATCAAACTTAACCTGCAGCGGAAAGCAACAGTTCAattttaatataacaatataaaaaGTAGAAACACCAAGAAGATATGATGGAGAAAACTAAAAAAGGAGAGAGCAAGCCCGTGCATGCACACTGACACCCACACTCTCACCTCTTGTGTATCCCTGCTATTAGTGACAGGCTTATTCTCATTGTTTTCTAGTGTTATGTGCCTTAACAAACTATTAGGAAGATCCTTTATGATATGCCACTTCACAGAGAAGCTACCATTCCACTTGTCCTGCTGCCAACATTCCAAGGTTTTCTCAAAATTGACAGGGCCAATCATCTCTGCTAAACCCACAAATTGCCCACTACCATTGACCTATAATAACCAGTTAaagcaaagaaacaaaaagtgtCAGGAAAAAGTAAAACCAAGAAACAATATGCAATAGCGAACTTAATAGAAGGCACCAAACTACTCATACTCACAGAGAATAACAGAAATACAGGACAGCCACCGGGCTTCTCCTTAGCTTCCTGATACACTGCATCCAGCTTCTTATTGCCATTAGAGGTGCTAGCCCACACACTATATTTAATACTATTATGGACATCATCCTCACTATAAGATTTAAGAACAAAGAATTTTGCATCCAAGCAGTCCTCAGGAGAATCTTCTCTGTTGTACTCTTCCTTATTTGGAATTATAGGAAAGTTAGCCTCTTTATCATTCTCAATCAACGGGAGGTTCTTTCCTTTAATTGCTAAGGTGATATGTCCACACCCCTTCTGGTTCCTAAAATCAAAACCCTTGGCTCTAGGTCCCTTACTCAGCTCATTTGATCTATCCAAATTCTCATTGCCATATGCTATAGGTCCACAACCccattttttatacttattatCAATAGCTAGCCCACGCCCACTCGTCTTTGAATCAAAGCCAAAAGAGCCAAAACCAGAACCAGCTCTGAATGTGTTTCCATATCGACCATACACTGCATTGCTTGGGTACAGATGGTTCGTGATTCCAGGAGCCATGCCCAAGCCAGATGTTGGTCTTGCATTGTGCCAATTCTgtgatgaaataaatatatctaattCTCAATATCATCAGATCATTACCGATAAAAAAACATCATCATATCATTGATTATCAAGAAAGAGTTTACATTTACATATGATTGGCACAAACCCACAGAATCAATAGCTGAAAGATACAACCTATTGATGGAATAGTTACAAAAAAGTTGGGCATATATTATGTAATTACAACGAAGCACCAAGTCGACACATCTTTCCACATTGACAGACTGACAAtccaataaacataaaaatcatgaCAGGAAATTGGAGGATAATATTCCTAAATGACTTCTTCACTATTAGTTAGGTATAAAACCTGATATGACCCTGCTTgggaaatttcaagaaaaagaatTGCCATGaactatttatttgtttataacTAATCATCAGTCAATTGATTATAATCCATTTCTGATACTTCAAGTGCTTTCCCTACACCCATACTTTTTATGCCCCAGCCTCCACCGACAATATCAAGAGAATGAAAATATAGTAGGAATGCAACTTCATACCATGAAATGGGGAAGACGAGAAAGGTTTTGATTCCTTCGCGATGAGAGGTTGTTCGCATGCATGAATGGTGAAGAGGAACAAGCACTTGCCCCACACATCGACTGACCATCTGGAATCAGCAAGGCATTGAAGGAAGGGATTGGCAGCCTAATTTCATCAAAGCCAAATCTTGGATCCGGATTAGGGAATGAAGGAATGCCCACCGGAGAGCCTCCCCTTCCATAAGAACCATATTCATTCAAAGATGAGTTCTGGACACAAGGCTTCAAGCTATTCTTTTCATTTACATGTCCACCGATTGCTATCTTGTTGGGGGGGTTTCCTCCACTTGCAACCAATGGGGGTAATTGATCAGTTGCAGCTGAAGTTAAAATTTCTCCCTGAGGCACTCTAACTTGGTTGGCTGCATAAGGTTGAGTAGTCCAGGTAGAGACTTCATGATAAGGAATAGGGTACTGGTAATGTTGAGCCCCACATAACTGACCATCTTGCCCCATGGTTGGAGTGGGTGAACCGGGAGAGGGATATGGTCCATATGGTGAGTAATCATAACCTTGGTGATACATGAAAGAGCCATTATCACCATAAAGACTCTGAGTCAACCAAAACAAAAGtcaattattcacaaaaaaaaaataaaaattaatagagGGCAATACTCAAAAGGTTGCTCAAAtttcttcaacttctttttttaactaagaaaaaaaattataagcaatAAATCAAATGTAGAAacaaaacccacaaaaaaaCCTGAAAAGAAAAGGTATGAAACCCATAAAAAATACAGATCATGGAAAAATACGCCAATCAAACCATTGGTTATATCCTGACTCACATAGTTGAAAGAATTTATTTCCCATAACATACTAAGTCTTTGATGAATCTCCTCACATTAATTCAGATGAAAATTTACAGTAACAATTgtccctaacaataactcagtgAACCAAAGCCTAGAACTGAAAAGATGACatagaaaaaaattcaaaagatcACCAGGTACATCCACAATACCACCAATGAATATAAACATACTTATCGGGAACACAAACAGATAGAGTAACATGTAGAACTTACATGAGCTATTCCACCATCAGGATTCACATATTTAGAGTAGTCATTCCACTCATTACCTTGCCTATCATAACCTGAGGAGAC
This window harbors:
- the LOC121265984 gene encoding YTH domain-containing protein ECT4-like isoform X2 — its product is MATVAPPSDRILTTYSQLDLLQNLSLDSQTDALEVTNPAKMYGLVDSSNHTKGMTKPLNPNASNFPNGYQSSAYYYVGYDRQGNEWNDYSKYVNPDGGIAHSLYGDNGSFMYHQGYDYSPYGPYPSPGSPTPTMGQDGQLCGAQHYQYPIPYHEVSTWTTQPYAANQVRVPQGEILTSAATDQLPPLVASGGNPPNKIAIGGHVNEKNSLKPCVQNSSLNEYGSYGRGGSPVGIPSFPNPDPRFGFDEIRLPIPSFNALLIPDGQSMCGASACSSSPFMHANNLSSRRNQNLSRLPHFMNWHNARPTSGLGMAPGITNHLYPSNAVYGRYGNTFRAGSGFGSFGFDSKTSGRGLAIDNKYKKWGCGPIAYGNENLDRSNELSKGPRAKGFDFRNQKGCGHITLAIKGKNLPLIENDKEANFPIIPNKEEYNREDSPEDCLDAKFFVLKSYSEDDVHNSIKYSVWASTSNGNKKLDAVYQEAKEKPGGCPVFLLFSVNGSGQFVGLAEMIGPVNFEKTLECWQQDKWNGSFSVKWHIIKDLPNSLLRHITLENNENKPVTNSRDTQEVKFDQGIQILKIFKGHSSKTCILDDFGFYEGRQRTMLEKKSKQQEPQMQVGKPSDAATDIVKEKLPKASSDRSLIKEAVVAEAASLEKADGDEALSEGEGKGSGAALADGPGGAKPFVASERRGVSNGVASS
- the LOC121265984 gene encoding YTH domain-containing protein ECT4-like isoform X3; translated protein: MATVAPPSDQTTDLLQNLSLDSQTDALEVTNPAKMYGLVDSSNHTKGMTKPLNPNASNFPNGYQSSAYYYVGYDRQGNEWNDYSKYVNPDGGIAHSLYGDNGSFMYHQGYDYSPYGPYPSPGSPTPTMGQDGQLCGAQHYQYPIPYHEVSTWTTQPYAANQVRVPQGEILTSAATDQLPPLVASGGNPPNKIAIGGHVNEKNSLKPCVQNSSLNEYGSYGRGGSPVGIPSFPNPDPRFGFDEIRLPIPSFNALLIPDGQSMCGASACSSSPFMHANNLSSRRNQNLSRLPHFMNWHNARPTSGLGMAPGITNHLYPSNAVYGRYGNTFRAGSGFGSFGFDSKTSGRGLAIDNKYKKWGCGPIAYGNENLDRSNELSKGPRAKGFDFRNQKGCGHITLAIKGKNLPLIENDKEANFPIIPNKEEYNREDSPEDCLDAKFFVLKSYSEDDVHNSIKYSVWASTSNGNKKLDAVYQEAKEKPGGCPVFLLFSVNGSGQFVGLAEMIGPVNFEKTLECWQQDKWNGSFSVKWHIIKDLPNSLLRHITLENNENKPVTNSRDTQEVKFDQGIQILKIFKGHSSKTCILDDFGFYEGRQRTMLEKKSKQQEPQMQVGKPSDAATDIVKEKLPKASSDRSLIKEAVVAEAASLEKADGDEALSEGEGKGSGAALADGPGGAKPFVASERRGVSNGVASS
- the LOC121265984 gene encoding YTH domain-containing protein ECT4-like isoform X1, whose product is MATVAPPSDRILTTYSQLETTDLLQNLSLDSQTDALEVTNPAKMYGLVDSSNHTKGMTKPLNPNASNFPNGYQSSAYYYVGYDRQGNEWNDYSKYVNPDGGIAHSLYGDNGSFMYHQGYDYSPYGPYPSPGSPTPTMGQDGQLCGAQHYQYPIPYHEVSTWTTQPYAANQVRVPQGEILTSAATDQLPPLVASGGNPPNKIAIGGHVNEKNSLKPCVQNSSLNEYGSYGRGGSPVGIPSFPNPDPRFGFDEIRLPIPSFNALLIPDGQSMCGASACSSSPFMHANNLSSRRNQNLSRLPHFMNWHNARPTSGLGMAPGITNHLYPSNAVYGRYGNTFRAGSGFGSFGFDSKTSGRGLAIDNKYKKWGCGPIAYGNENLDRSNELSKGPRAKGFDFRNQKGCGHITLAIKGKNLPLIENDKEANFPIIPNKEEYNREDSPEDCLDAKFFVLKSYSEDDVHNSIKYSVWASTSNGNKKLDAVYQEAKEKPGGCPVFLLFSVNGSGQFVGLAEMIGPVNFEKTLECWQQDKWNGSFSVKWHIIKDLPNSLLRHITLENNENKPVTNSRDTQEVKFDQGIQILKIFKGHSSKTCILDDFGFYEGRQRTMLEKKSKQQEPQMQVGKPSDAATDIVKEKLPKASSDRSLIKEAVVAEAASLEKADGDEALSEGEGKGSGAALADGPGGAKPFVASERRGVSNGVASS
- the LOC121265984 gene encoding YTH domain-containing protein ECT2-like isoform X4, with the translated sequence MYHQGYDYSPYGPYPSPGSPTPTMGQDGQLCGAQHYQYPIPYHEVSTWTTQPYAANQVRVPQGEILTSAATDQLPPLVASGGNPPNKIAIGGHVNEKNSLKPCVQNSSLNEYGSYGRGGSPVGIPSFPNPDPRFGFDEIRLPIPSFNALLIPDGQSMCGASACSSSPFMHANNLSSRRNQNLSRLPHFMNWHNARPTSGLGMAPGITNHLYPSNAVYGRYGNTFRAGSGFGSFGFDSKTSGRGLAIDNKYKKWGCGPIAYGNENLDRSNELSKGPRAKGFDFRNQKGCGHITLAIKGKNLPLIENDKEANFPIIPNKEEYNREDSPEDCLDAKFFVLKSYSEDDVHNSIKYSVWASTSNGNKKLDAVYQEAKEKPGGCPVFLLFSVNGSGQFVGLAEMIGPVNFEKTLECWQQDKWNGSFSVKWHIIKDLPNSLLRHITLENNENKPVTNSRDTQEVKFDQGIQILKIFKGHSSKTCILDDFGFYEGRQRTMLEKKSKQQEPQMQVGKPSDAATDIVKEKLPKASSDRSLIKEAVVAEAASLEKADGDEALSEGEGKGSGAALADGPGGAKPFVASERRGVSNGVASS